From a region of the Clostridia bacterium genome:
- the rpoD gene encoding RNA polymerase sigma factor RpoD: MKDEANYRGNGQVKSEAVRHLIEVGRKQGSLTYEQVMDALQGVELTPEQIEQVYDQLARMGIEVVPEEKDMQELEKAVQEDLEGDLALPEGVSLDDPVRMYLKEIGRIPLLTPEEEIELAKRIEQGDEEAKRRLAEANLRLVVSIAKRYVGRGMLFLDLIQEGNLGLIKAVEKFDYRKGYKFSTYATWWIRQAITRAIADQARTIRIPVHMVETINKLIRVSRELLQELGRDPTAEEIAREMDIPVERVREIMKIAQEPVSLETPIGEEEDSHLGDFIEDEDAPAPAEAASHRLLKEQLEEVLDTLSPREEKVLRLRFGLDDGRSRTLEEVGQEFGVTRERIRQIEAKALRKLRHPSRSKKLKDYLE, encoded by the coding sequence ATGAAAGACGAAGCCAACTACCGGGGAAACGGTCAGGTGAAAAGCGAGGCCGTAAGGCATCTCATAGAAGTAGGCAGGAAGCAGGGGAGCCTGACTTACGAGCAGGTAATGGACGCCCTGCAAGGGGTAGAGCTTACCCCGGAGCAGATCGAGCAGGTGTACGACCAGCTGGCGCGCATGGGCATCGAGGTCGTGCCCGAGGAGAAGGACATGCAGGAGCTGGAAAAGGCGGTTCAGGAAGACCTGGAAGGCGATCTGGCGCTTCCGGAAGGGGTCAGCCTGGACGATCCCGTGCGCATGTACCTCAAGGAAATCGGCCGTATACCCCTGCTGACTCCCGAAGAGGAGATAGAGCTCGCCAAGCGTATCGAGCAGGGCGACGAGGAGGCCAAGCGGCGCCTGGCCGAGGCCAACCTGAGGCTGGTGGTAAGCATTGCCAAGCGCTACGTGGGGCGAGGCATGCTGTTCCTGGACCTCATTCAGGAAGGGAATCTGGGCCTCATCAAGGCGGTGGAGAAGTTCGACTACCGCAAGGGATACAAATTCAGCACTTACGCCACCTGGTGGATCCGGCAGGCGATCACCCGGGCCATTGCCGACCAGGCCCGAACCATACGCATTCCGGTGCACATGGTGGAAACCATCAACAAGCTCATCCGGGTGTCCCGGGAGCTGTTGCAGGAACTGGGCCGGGACCCCACTGCCGAGGAAATCGCCCGGGAGATGGATATCCCGGTGGAGCGGGTGCGGGAAATCATGAAGATCGCCCAAGAGCCGGTATCCCTGGAAACCCCCATCGGGGAAGAAGAAGACAGCCACCTGGGCGACTTCATTGAGGACGAGGACGCGCCCGCGCCGGCCGAGGCGGCCTCGCACCGGCTGCTCAAGGAGCAGCTCGAGGAGGTGCTGGACACCCTGAGCCCCCGGGAGGAGAAGGTATTGCGCCTGCGCTTCGGCCTGGACGACGGCCGCTCCCGCACCCTGGAGGAAGTGGGGCAGGAGTTCGGCGTCACCCGGGAGAGGATCCGCCAGATCGAGGCCAAGGCCTTGCGCAAGCTGCGCCATCCCAGCCGCAGCAAGAAGCTGAAGGACTACCTGGAGTAG
- a CDS encoding nucleotidyltransferase domain-containing protein — protein MGSSAADPTKPTTTVRRAPERDTEEEWLRLRGRLQDTRRRRQEVLVREARLRAERIARTLKSKYGAEKVFLYGSLAWGGFREDSDIDLLVCGYQGSYWDILVEVERLASPFQVSLVGLEDASPSLRAEVFARGVPL, from the coding sequence GTGGGGAGCAGTGCGGCGGATCCGACCAAGCCAACAACGACCGTACGTAGAGCCCCGGAGCGAGACACTGAGGAAGAATGGCTGCGGCTGCGCGGCCGGCTTCAGGATACGCGCCGGCGGCGGCAGGAGGTGCTGGTGCGTGAGGCCCGCTTGCGCGCCGAGAGGATAGCGCGCACCCTAAAGAGCAAATACGGGGCGGAGAAGGTCTTCTTGTACGGTTCCCTTGCCTGGGGCGGGTTCAGGGAGGATTCGGACATTGACCTTTTGGTATGCGGTTATCAGGGGAGTTATTGGGATATATTGGTAGAAGTAGAACGCCTCGCCAGCCCGTTTCAGGTAAGCCTGGTAGGACTGGAAGATGCTTCACCTTCGCTCAGGGCGGAGGTCTTCGCGAGAGGAGTGCCCCTATGA
- the dnaG gene encoding DNA primase: protein MWLRKELAKPWRKKKPGPVNGVERRSFRGEAIAEIKARLDIVSVIGEYVHLKRQGRNYVGLCPFHQEKTPSFTVSPERQLFYCFGCGAGGDIYSFLMRLERLSFAEALRRLAEKAGVQLEARAGEARPAGRYEELYRANQAAQAVYHHLLIRDRRGEPGRAYLRQRGLAPADWERFGLGWAPDQDLLGPYLASKGFGEETLVSAGLVVRQPDGRLSDRFRHRVMFPIYDARGRVVGFGGRAIGEEQRPKYLNTAESPVFRKGEVLYGLNWAQHEARRQGRVVVVEGYMDALSAHRCGLTYAVASMGTALTGEQARRLKNVADRVVISFDADAAGGSATWRGLDVLRDAGCRVLVATLPAGYDPDKFIRQHGPEALRRLWEEEAVPLLVYKLGQVKARYRVSDPEQRVAAARELLPDLVRLESPLERQEYVRLVAAELGLDEAALWAELKGLLKQDKKAIARNNKTDALRPAKPRRQRAEEELLVLMLQDEAARARIVDSLGWEFFADPRAAQVARALREWLEEHPASVPDVVSLVEQVGEEAGAWIYELLMRDRAAFAALEDNLRVVQEERLREEARELERRLKGAGPEDGASILSRLAEVQRALREVSAAGGTRPRKGGTR from the coding sequence TTGTGGCTGCGGAAGGAATTGGCCAAGCCATGGCGAAAGAAGAAACCGGGGCCGGTGAACGGGGTGGAGCGACGTTCCTTCCGGGGAGAAGCCATAGCGGAGATCAAAGCGCGGCTTGACATAGTATCCGTCATCGGGGAATATGTTCATTTAAAAAGACAGGGCAGGAATTACGTCGGTCTTTGCCCTTTTCACCAGGAAAAAACGCCATCCTTCACCGTTAGCCCGGAGCGCCAGCTCTTTTACTGCTTCGGCTGCGGGGCAGGAGGCGACATATACAGCTTCCTGATGCGCCTGGAGCGGCTGAGTTTTGCCGAGGCGCTGCGACGCCTGGCGGAAAAGGCCGGGGTGCAGCTGGAAGCGCGGGCCGGGGAGGCACGGCCGGCCGGCCGTTACGAGGAGCTCTACCGGGCCAATCAGGCGGCGCAGGCCGTGTACCACCACCTGCTGATCAGGGACCGGCGGGGAGAGCCCGGCCGGGCCTATCTCCGGCAGAGGGGGCTTGCACCGGCCGACTGGGAGCGCTTCGGCCTGGGCTGGGCACCGGACCAGGACCTGCTGGGGCCGTATCTCGCGAGCAAGGGTTTCGGCGAGGAAACCCTGGTCAGCGCCGGGCTGGTGGTGAGGCAGCCCGACGGCCGCCTGTCGGACCGCTTCCGGCACCGGGTGATGTTTCCCATCTACGACGCCCGGGGCCGGGTGGTAGGCTTCGGCGGCCGGGCCATCGGGGAGGAGCAGCGGCCCAAGTACCTGAACACCGCCGAAAGCCCCGTCTTCCGCAAGGGCGAGGTGCTCTACGGCCTGAATTGGGCCCAGCACGAGGCCCGGCGACAGGGCAGGGTAGTGGTAGTAGAGGGCTACATGGACGCGCTGAGCGCCCACCGATGCGGGCTCACCTACGCGGTGGCTTCCATGGGAACTGCCCTCACCGGCGAACAGGCCAGGCGTCTCAAGAACGTCGCCGACCGGGTGGTGATCAGCTTCGACGCCGACGCCGCCGGAGGCAGCGCCACCTGGCGGGGCCTGGACGTGTTGCGGGATGCAGGCTGCCGGGTGCTGGTGGCCACGCTGCCCGCCGGGTACGACCCGGACAAGTTCATCCGGCAGCACGGGCCCGAAGCCCTGCGGCGCCTGTGGGAGGAAGAGGCCGTACCGCTGCTGGTCTACAAGCTGGGTCAGGTCAAGGCCCGCTACCGGGTAAGTGACCCGGAACAGAGGGTGGCGGCGGCGCGGGAACTGCTGCCCGACCTGGTGCGGCTGGAAAGCCCGCTGGAGCGGCAGGAGTACGTTCGCCTGGTGGCGGCGGAGCTGGGCCTGGACGAGGCTGCCCTCTGGGCAGAGCTGAAAGGGCTTCTAAAACAGGATAAAAAGGCCATAGCCAGGAATAATAAGACTGACGCTCTGCGGCCTGCCAAGCCGCGGCGTCAGCGGGCGGAAGAGGAACTGCTGGTCCTGATGCTTCAAGACGAGGCCGCGCGGGCCCGAATAGTTGACAGCTTGGGCTGGGAGTTTTTCGCCGATCCCCGGGCGGCGCAGGTAGCCCGGGCTCTGAGAGAGTGGCTGGAAGAACACCCCGCGAGCGTACCGGACGTGGTTTCGCTGGTAGAACAGGTGGGCGAGGAAGCGGGAGCCTGGATTTACGAGCTGTTGATGCGCGATCGGGCTGCGTTTGCCGCTTTAGAGGATAACCTTCGGGTGGTGCAGGAAGAGCGGCTCCGGGAAGAGGCCAGAGAGCTGGAACGCCGGTTGAAAGGGGCCGGCCCGGAGGACGGCGCCTCGATTTTGAGCCGCCTGGCGGAAGTGCAGCGCGCCTTGCGAGAAGTCTCCGCCGCCGGCGGCACCCGCCCGCGAAAGGGGGGAACCCGATGA